A DNA window from Ranitomeya imitator isolate aRanImi1 chromosome 2, aRanImi1.pri, whole genome shotgun sequence contains the following coding sequences:
- the LOC138666728 gene encoding avidin-related protein 4/5-like: protein MREGNVMHHRSAVVTDRKSLRLTRGSSVGIVQAECEQELEMYYVDITKTQCDFHNLLCQQGAHCNVTGVWVNTMGSVLKLSAEGSQLKGSLHSSVELYPGAAGDLMTGKLIGLIGQGDQPTFTMTIKWREGSVTAWVGQCFQMSDCPVLKTMWLLRSKATVEDNWKATRIGEDVFHPQKCLLV from the exons ATGCGTGAGGGAAATGTAATGCATCATAGGAGTGCTGTGGTGACGGATAGGAAATCCTTGAGGCTGACAAGGGGGTCAAGTGTCGGTATTGTCCAAGCTGAATGTGAGCAGGAGCTTGAAATGTACTATGTTGATATAacc AAGACACAATGTGACTTCCATAACCTCCTATGCCAGCAGGGAGCCCACTGTAATGTGACTGGAGTCTGGGTGAATACCATGGGATCAGTTCTTAAACTCTCAGCAGAAGGATCCCAGCTTAAAGGCTCACTACACTCTTCAGTAGAGCTCTATCCAGGTGCAGCAGGTGATCTAATGACCGGTAAGCTGATTGGGCTCATAGGACAAGGAGATCAACCAACCTTCACAATGACCATAAAATGGAGAGAAG gCTCAGTCACTGCTTGGGTTGGCCAGTGTTTCCAAATGTCAGATTGCCCTGTTTTGAAAACTATGTGGTTGTTGCGATCAAAGGCCACAGTAGAAGATAATTGGAAGGCAACCAG GATTGGTGAAGATGTGTTTCATCCACAGAAATGTCttttagtttaa